Within the Patescibacteria group bacterium genome, the region GAGCAAAAACTGGCTGGCTTATCCGATCTGGCTTCTTGAAAAATACAATGCCAGTTCAGTCGGTTCAGACACTTGTCTGTCCTTGGGTTACACGAAAAAACTTCCGGAAAACTGGAAAAATAAAGAAGATTATCTGCCTGATTTTGGGCTGTTTGACAATGACAACTTCACTTGTATTAATAATTTTTTCCGAATTATGCGTGCCGCTGACGCTAAAGTGGTTTCTGAAAAAGTCGGTTTTAGACGTTTTCAGAGCTGCCTGAACTGGATTTTAGATAAGACTATTAACAAGGTTTTTGGCAGATATAGATGGTTATATTTTGATTTTCCGCAGGCTGATAACGGCGTTCGGGCGAACTATTTTATTGACGCCAACCGGCTTGGTCCGAAGTTCGCTCTGCCGATCATTAATTTTCTCGGCATCACGCCTCAGGACGGCATTTTTGGCCAAAATGTTTGTAATCTAGTGATGCATTTTGCTCTGAGTAGTCGGGCATTGAGCATTTCTCACAAAGAAATCAATGACGTTGGTGACAGTTATCTGTCTTACATCAGGAGATTATTCAATGACCATTCGGTTCTAGCGGATTTTTTCAGACAGGTTCAGATGGACAACCACCGGGAAATCTCTAAACAGCGGTTCTATCAATGGTATCTGGATCAGGCGAAAAAATTAGAGGCGTCTTTTGTTGAGTACCAAGAGCAAAATGCGTAAACCAAAAGTCTCAATTTTACTGCCCACTTATAATGGCGAGAAATATCTTGCCAAAGCGATTCAAAGCGTTTTGGCCCAATCTTTTGAAGATTGGGAATTGTTAGTGATTGACGATGGTTCAACGAGAAAGAACGAGAAAGGTGATTTTTTAATTCAGGAGATTGTCAAAAGGTTTTCCGAGCGCAATGATAGGGTTAAATATCTAAGAACTGAAAAAAATCTTGGGATTCAGAAAGCTTTGAATCGGGGATTAGCTGAAGCAGCAGGCGAGTATATTGCCCGGATTGATGATGATGACGAATGGTTTGATGAAAACAAGTTAGTAAAACAAGTTGAGTTTTTAGATAAAAACTCTGATTATGTCTTAGTTGGTACTGGCACAATTGTTGTTGATGAACAGGGAAGAGAACTATTTAGATTTTTAAATCCAGAGACAGATAAAGAAATTAGAAAAAGAATTTTGGCGAAAAACTGTTTTTCTCACTCATCAGTAATGTTTAGGAAATCCGCTGTGGAAAAAGTCGGCAATTATCCAGAAACAGAAAAAACTTTGCATGTGGAAGATTATTATCTCTGGCTTAAGCTGGGTCAGTTCGGGAAGTTTCACAATCTGCCGATTTATGGGATTAAGTTTATGATTCGGCCCGGCGCGATTAGCTCAAAATACAAATTAAAGCAGTTTTGGCACGATATTTTACTTGTTTGGCAGTTTCGCAAGGATTATCCGAACTTTTTCTTTGGTTTTTTCCGAAGCTGGGTTCGGTTTATTTTGTATGGCCTGCTCGGCTTTATCCCGTTTTTGCGCTTAAAATACTGGGCAATAAAAAAATATAAGAGTAATTAGTTGTCTATTAACTATTCTCAATTTCTTAAGAAATT harbors:
- a CDS encoding glycosyltransferase produces the protein MRKPKVSILLPTYNGEKYLAKAIQSVLAQSFEDWELLVIDDGSTRKNEKGDFLIQEIVKRFSERNDRVKYLRTEKNLGIQKALNRGLAEAAGEYIARIDDDDEWFDENKLVKQVEFLDKNSDYVLVGTGTIVVDEQGRELFRFLNPETDKEIRKRILAKNCFSHSSVMFRKSAVEKVGNYPETEKTLHVEDYYLWLKLGQFGKFHNLPIYGIKFMIRPGAISSKYKLKQFWHDILLVWQFRKDYPNFFFGFFRSWVRFILYGLLGFIPFLRLKYWAIKKYKSN